Below is a genomic region from Medicago truncatula cultivar Jemalong A17 chromosome 3, MtrunA17r5.0-ANR, whole genome shotgun sequence.
gtcAACAACCAtctttcataaattaaaatcataagaATTACAGACGTTATTCGAGTGCACTGTGTTCAACTAATATCTCATCATGAATTGCAGACAACTGGGGAGGGGAGGGAGATATGGTCGCGTTTTTCAAACCACAAACTCCTAAGTTTGGATTGAACACCCTCTTCAAGAAACTTCTAGTTTGTATAATACAACAAGCACAATCaaagagttaaaaaaaagtatccAATAGAGCAAAATCAATAAAGCCTTGCTGTACTATCTATGCCTTTCTATGAGCACAAGGTATTTCTCACTCCGTTATCGCATTACCATTGTCCAGATCAACCTCGCCCATTCCAgtatcttcttcctcttcactGTCGTCATCGCCTTCGACCTCTTCATTCTGTTCGCGTAGCTTACGCATGTGCTCAAAAAGCAAATTATCATCACGTTCACTCACCTGAATCATAACTTACTGTCAAACATCTatcgacaaaaaaaaagatagaagagAATCCAAAAGCAGATGGAGTGATGGATAAAATATGAACACACGTAAATGCAGATGGAGCGATGGATAAAATATGAACACACGTAAATAGAAGATAAAGGATATAGAGAGGATGGCAACACTTACCACTCTGACTTTCTCCTTCACAGAAAGTTTACCCTTGTGTTTTTCTATTGATTCAGTGCAACTAGTAATGGCATTTTCAAGAACCAATATTCCTTGCTCCTGTCAAGATTGTCACAAAATACACAAATTACTTTCAATAGAAGAAGGTTGCCTAAAGGACTTTGAATGAAAATCTACAACCGACCCTGTATAGTGTTCTACTGGAAACCATATATGTCACGCTATCCAACAATAGTCATATCTATAAGGTCAGTTTATTGACTTGTCTAGAGGAGAAGAAGTCTCGCCGTATGACATCAACATGAATTGAAGTGTGAATGGCTTAAAGCAGGAAGTgacaaaaaatcaataaattacagTACATGTTTAGGAGCAAGTTCTTTTAAGACTGTTAAAAATACTACTTAGGACTGCACTGAACCGAACCTATCCTTTCAAAACCGAACTTTTAAAACAACTCAATAACCGAATTCAATATGTAAAATCAGCTACATACAGTTAAGTTAACATCCAAACTCAATTTGTTTGCTTGCTCATTCTCACTATCCATATCGAGCCCAAGAATCAACTCACTGTCCATATAATCAACGGCTCACTCTGCTCTCACTGCTCACTACAATTCAGTTCTTGAACCCAATCATCTTCATTGTTTCCAGGGTTAAGCTTTTCAAATTTATCCCCAATTTAAACCTTAAAATGAGTTATGAAAGCtcaacattaattaatattggACATAAGACTTAAATACCATAGCTAGCTAGTGATTGAACTAAGTGTTGTTATTATCATTGGCAACTTGGCAACCTGCCAAGCAAGTCTTCTTAAGAGAATTTCTTAGTTGTAGTAAGATCCTTAGTTTTCCTTGATGCTGCAtaatttgttgataaaatgaCTGTTATGCCCGGTTCTAAATGACAAAATATGATTTCAGTTGTTTTGCACAAAGCGTTGGAAAACAATATAAGTCTAAGAGCTTAGTTGTAGTCGTAGATGTTAATCTTGTGAACTCTTAAGCAAATAGTACCAAATCAGTTTTATGAACGGTACCAAATGACCTTGGAAACTGCAATATCATATCATCAATCACCCTGCTTATTTAGGTTTGAGACTATGTTTCCCTATCATATCATCaatcaaacaataaaatatttcttcttAATTCTTATTATATCTAAAACCTATAACTTTAACAATAACATTTAAAACAAGTTGTGGAATCAAAGAAACAGATTGGTTCGTAGAGTAGCAGTTTGGCTAATATCGTAGATTTTCAGTTCACACACAAGGAAAGTTTGGATGAAACTGGACGGTTAGTTTTGTCGAGCATGTTGAACCAAACCAGTATAGTAAGTCTCCCACGATATGTATCCCGATATGAAAACAGCCATGGGCGATACGTATCAGGGTCTGTGTCCCGAATGACTATGTATCGCAGGCGTATCCCATGTATCGCCGGCGTATTCATGTATCCCAATTCAATCTAGTATCTTACGATATCAGTGACATTCACGTTTCACTTGCAGAAACCGCATTGGGTTGCACGGCCCggcagagaaaaaaaaaaccaatattttttcATGGGTCGGTACTAGAACCCGGTAAGGTTTGTGTGACCCATCAGATATTACAGGGTGAACTGCTTGGTATTATAGGGTTTGTTTTGTAACCTCCCAATTAAATTTGAACTACTTCCCTCACCACGCTCTGTTTCTCCATCTTCTGTTTCTCTACTCTTTATCTCTGTTTCTCCATGCTTTAGTTATTTACTTTTGTTTATGACTTGAGTTTTGAAGTATCTTGGagtttatatatgatatttgaagTATTTTGGAGTTTGTATATGATAttttaagttatattttttttgttcatgcATCTTACGATACACGATTCAAAAAAGTGGTTGAACGATATACAATACGTATTCCGATTTGACTGCCATGCACAGAACCGAATAACCAATTTGCTTCAGCTCGGGATAACCAGAAACAGTTTTATTCGGTTTTGCCTAACTTCGGCTTGCTTCCGGTTCAGTTTTCTTTCTGAATTGAACTTCACCCATGCCTAGTTTTTTAAGGTAGTCAACAGTAGAATGGCTTTTATGGCAATTATAATAGATAAAAACAGCTGCTGAACTAGTTATACAGTGAAAATGACCCCACAATCCAGTGAATACTGCACGTACCTTGTCAAGTGTCTGAGTGGTAAGCACGTAAAGTGGGGGAGCAACAAGTTTAATTTTCACAGGGCAGTCATCATTTCCAGTAGCTTCAGCCTTCCGCATTGCCTCCTGCAAAACCAAATGATTATCGAACATGACAAAACCCacataacaaaaagaaaaagggtgACTTTTTTATCCAAAATATATAAGGAAAACAAAAAGACAAGCAAAAATGATTAAGACCTTAATGTGGAGAACTCCATCAAATTGAAAACATTTCATTTCAATATCAGCCCTAATTTTCATTGGCTGAGGAGTCATTCGTCTTCTAATATTATTCACCAGAGAATCCTTCAGTTCTTCAGATACAGCAGGTACCACCTTGGTCACTTCTTGCCCATCAGGACCAACTTCCTTGATCTCACGCGTGAGAGTGCTCAAAACCTTATCAGGATCTGCCACAACAATTTTGAATGCCTGCATACAATAAAGTTCATGATTTAGAGGGGTCTATTTGGAATTATtcatttgagtttatctacgggtataaactgttttcagcttatctCCATAAAATATCAAGgacaacttatgaaaacaacttatagcttgtATGAAAATATATGATCTTGATTTCATCTTACGGGTCTTTTTGGCAAGACACTTTtattgagcttatagcttatgtcCTATATGCTCATTTGACTCGAAAAGACATGTTTGATAACTGTCACTTtcccatgagcttatagcttatttttaaaaGCTTAAAGCAAtttttgataagctaattcaagtagcttatagcttatatttTTCATCCCAATTTCCCCCCTGTAATCTTAATTGAATAAAGGCCTAATTGCAGCTTTGGTCCCCCTATTTTCAAATTcgacaattttgatccctcTGTCTAATGTTTTCTCATCTTCAGTTCATATACCATGACATTTAAAACCTACCGCATAAcctttttttagtttaaaaatatgATGTAGGGCCCAAAACTGTCGAATTTTGAAATAGGGGGACCAATTCAACAAAAAGATCaaaatagagggaccaaaactgcaattaagccttgaaaaaataaaataaattcattaaatatatcttttttatgtcatttcatatatataagcTAGTTAAGccactaattttaccaaacactatGAATTCAATCAGCTGATTTATCCTCTATCatctataagctagcttattagCTATCCTCTATAAGCTCGTCCGCTATAACCTAGCTTATCATTTATTCgctattttttatcaaacagagcCATAagttatagcttatatgaaaaaaagATCAACATTATTTCATcttatgttatagaaatagcttatacttatacataagtgcttatgGCGTCTATTCAAATAGGCCTaactacaaataaaaaatcaaggaACCATCAAAGTGTCAAACAGAAAAATTTACCTCAAAAGCATGGCCATATTTGCGATACAAAGGCCATCCAATGTGTACATAAAGATCCTACAAAAAAAACCACAatcaattgaattaaaataacaaaaacacaatcaacccaaaaaattaaaattagggttttttcttAATTAGGGTTACCTCTAAATCGAGGTCCAAGGTTTCAGCAACATGACGCATAATAGAGTGAACAAGCTTACTCTTATTATACCGTTCTTCACAAGTTTGAATATCTTCCTCAGAAACCCTACGTTTACTAAGATCGATGTAACCCTTTTCCTTATCAACACGAAGAACCATCACCGGTTCGATTCGACCCACTTTGATGAGACTGCTTACACTACGAATCCGACGGCGAGAAAGCTCAGAGAACAGAATCATTCCCTCGATGTTGTTGTATTCGAGGAGTGAAACGTAAGCACCCATGTCTGCGATGTTCTTCACCTGTATCATTACAGCCATGTCCACTTCTGGGTACTTTGCTTCATACATGCGACATTCCAAATTCGGAGCCATTGTTGTgaggttttgattttgtttctcTATGTGTGTTTGGTGAGTGAGGGTTTaagagttgaagaagatgaaatatATTGTGATAAACCAAATAGGTTTAGAGAGTGGTAAATGCAATTCAGTTTTTTATGGATGTATTTAatctgttaaaaata
It encodes:
- the LOC11410362 gene encoding eukaryotic translation initiation factor 2 subunit alpha homolog, which encodes MAPNLECRMYEAKYPEVDMAVMIQVKNIADMGAYVSLLEYNNIEGMILFSELSRRRIRSVSSLIKVGRIEPVMVLRVDKEKGYIDLSKRRVSEEDIQTCEERYNKSKLVHSIMRHVAETLDLDLEDLYVHIGWPLYRKYGHAFEAFKIVVADPDKVLSTLTREIKEVGPDGQEVTKVVPAVSEELKDSLVNNIRRRMTPQPMKIRADIEMKCFQFDGVLHIKEAMRKAEATGNDDCPVKIKLVAPPLYVLTTQTLDKEQGILVLENAITSCTESIEKHKGKLSVKEKVRVVSERDDNLLFEHMRKLREQNEEVEGDDDSEEEEDTGMGEVDLDNGNAITE